Genomic window (Eublepharis macularius isolate TG4126 chromosome 6, MPM_Emac_v1.0, whole genome shotgun sequence):
CAGAGCCTGACCTTACCCAGGtgagttgacccccccccccattatacaaccttttttttctttgggaaaatgtgggaaaatggggggggcTACTAGTTTTTCTCTATTACTTGCTGCATTTTGGGTGGTAGTTGGTAACTTAAATTGGGGCAGATGAGGCTTTTTTAAATAATTGCCATTTTGTGGGAGAAAACCACCTTAATGTTTCTATAGGCTGCTATTTGAGTGGGAGATTTACCAGGTGTTCTTGGAAGTTTGGACCTTTGAAACCTGTGTCCTGGGTTTTAAGCTTTAGATTGCCATGTTAGTGGGGAAATTAAAGCCAGatttctgcaatttttcttttgggGTGTTAATTATTTAGATTGTGATGTAGGGATTGTAGGTTTCTGGCGAGGAAagcttttatttctaaaatgaattgTCCCTCCATAGATAGTGAAGGCCTTCCCAACATCTTGAATTTTATAGCATCACTAATAAGTTCACTGGAAAAAGAGACCAGCTATGGCCAATCCAAATGATGGTAAATATGCATGCTCttataaatacttttttttaaaaaaaggttatttATAACTTAGCACGAAAGAAATTTTCATGGTTTGTTGTCTCCTGTTTAGTTCAGAATAGCTATCTTGAAAGTGGAAGAGATGATGATGGGGCATCGAAGCCATGCTTGTGCAgaaattctaaagaaaaaaatacagctccACAGCTGACTCTTTGGGGTGCTATGAAACATAAAAAAACACAAGcaggtatattttattatttgtggTGCACTATGGTTTGCGGTGTTTTTGACAAACTAGCACATTATGGATGAGGAAATCGTTTACAATAAAATGGAGCTTTCCCCCTTACTGGGGCATGTCTGGGCAtgtcttggagggggagggggaggggaatgagcgGTATTCACGTCATGCCTGAAGGCCATGTGCTTTCATAAAGCAATGGCGGGGTATGGGGAAGTTTTTTCCTTGGGCTGGGGCAGGGGGTAAATATGCGTGCTCTtataaatccttttttaaaaaaaaggtttttataACTTAGCACGAAAGAAATTTTCTATGGTTTGATGTCTCCTGTTTAGTTCAGCATAACCATCCTGAAAGTGGAAGAGGTGATGAGGAAACATCAAAGCCATGCTTGTGCAgaaattctaaagaaaaaaatacagctccACAGCTGACTCTTTGGAGCACTATGAAACATAAAAATCCACAAGCAGGTATATTTAATTATTCACAATGATTACAATTTTGAGGTTTTTTGACAAACTAGGGGGCTTCTGAAATGCTATTCTCAAGGTTTACTAAAGTTATCTTTTGTTTTCCATACAGACCGTGACTCTCCTAAAAGGTCCTCAAAGCAGAGCTCCCCGTTGCAGCGCACGAATGTGACCCAGCAGCAGATACCCGCCAGCAGGCTTTCAAACCCGCATACCATACAGCAAACCTGCAAGAAAGGATTGGCAAACCCAACCAAGCCAGAAGCATGCGgtaaatcaaaaagaaaacacGTACACCAAACTGACATTAAACAGACACAAAAGGGGGGGTCTTCAATGCCACCCAGCAAGAAACCAAAAATTGACATTTCTGATACTACTGCAGCTGTTAAAGCTATATgtgataggattgcactgttacatggTAATTTGGATAGGTTAGGTTATAAAGATATCAAGGCACTGACTACCGCAGTTGAGAATGTAGTAGATCTAAAAGTCTCTGATACTACTGCAGCTGTTAAAGCTATATGTGGtagcattgcactgttaaatgGTAACTTGGATAGGCTAGGTTATAAAGATATCAAGGCACTGGCTACCGCAGTTGACAATGTATTAGATCTAAAAATCTCAAATCTAAATGTGCAGCAAGGGGGGTTCAAGCAAAAAGGGGCCGGCCGGGTCAAGCCTCACCTGACCCCATACCAGAGGAAAAGCAaatctttgaaattcaaaaacttATGGAAAAGAGTGATACTTAAACTCCTAAATAATGCTAAACATATTAATTCCCGTCCAAAACGCAGTGCTTCCATTTTAAAGCTGATAAGTAAAAGACAGAGGGCTAAAGAGCCAAAtcaacacatggctggtggttgtCGCCCCATCTCAGAGGAGGCGCCAACTACCCCCCATTCAGCAAATGGAACTACAGCACCCCCTAAAGAAAACCCGCTAGAATTACCTCCACAAGAatccccacctgccaccccccaTTCATCAATTGACACTGCAGCTAGCCCTATATGGGCCACCCCTGAAGAACACCCTCAGGAATTACTTCCGCAAGAAAACCACCCATCTATCGCCCAACTGGCAAATGACAGTGCTGCTGTCTCCATTGATGAAAGCCCCCAAGAATTGTCCCCCAACAATGATCCACCCAAAGTTTACTTAGAAAGGGTGGGGCAGTGGGAACGACAATTGCAGCGCTTGCCAATGGATCAATATGGAGAACTTTTCCGATTTGTAAACTTGGAACAGTTAAACCACCCAGTACTTGTGCAGGAGGCAATTCGTCAATCCATTCAGGGGCTTCTTGATGAGATGAGGGCTAGAGTCCAGGAGGGTGATTTGGTACAGCTCCATCTTGAGGGTGGGGGGTTAAGTAACCCTCTTCGCTCAGTGAGAAGGCCGGTTGGAGACTTCCCTGCCGAGGAATTCATAAACCAGATGGCCAATCTTATGCAAAGTAATGCGGAAATCCACCTTCATGGAAGCCTGCGGCTAGTCATGACAGTAATTAGAAacaggggtgggaggggaaggcggGTAATAAGCACTATCCTCTATAGTGAGGTAATCCATAAGAAAAAACAGCACTTAGTTGATCTAAGCAACACTGATAGTAACTTGTGCTTTGGGGGTAGTCTCTTGGCGGTTATGTCAAAGAGGATGCTCACCATTCCGGAATTATCAGAAAGAGCCCGCAATTTGTATAGAGAACTAGGAATTTCAGAGGATAAAAAAATATTACTATCTGATGTGGTCACGTTTGAGAAACATTTAAAGGTGAATATAGGAGTAGTTATCAATGGGGGCAAAGGTTGGGAAATCTTTAGAAGTGGGGATCCCATACATCCTGAAACATACTTTGTACTGCTTTATGAAAATCACTTCTACGGCATTAGGAACATAAAGGGGTTCTTTGGCCAGAGAAATTATTGCTCTGTTTGTGGTAATGTTTATAGCCACTCACACACCTGCAAGTATCGGTGCCGCTTATGTTTGGAGACAAAATGTGTTGTtcagcaggaggaaaggtgccctaCTTGTAAAATATATTGCAAATCAAGGTCCTGTTTGGAAAGGCACTTGAATTTGGCAACATGCACAgttaaaatattttgcaattcATGCCGCACCTATGCTCCAAAGAAGCACACATGCAGGGTGCGGTGGTGTAAGCAGTGCAAAGAGCCCGTTGGGGACATAAACAGCCACCGCTGCTACATGCCCCCaattaaagaaactaaaataacaagcaaatatatattttatgattTTGAATGTACACAGGAATCCGGAATACATATTGCAAATTACATTTTCGCTATGGGGCTAGAGGAATGTGATTCTTGGGAATTTAAGGGTGGAAAGTGCGTTTCAGACTTTGTTAAAAAATTCATCAACAAAAGTACAAGGATTACACTTTTCTAGCCCATAACGCAAAAGGATATGATAGTTACTTTATTGTTAGGCAGTTGTTGGTTGAAAAGGTGGATGTAGACCTCATTACACAAGGGGGAAAACTGATGTGTGTGACTGCAAAAAAGTTTGGTATTAGGTTTATAGACAGTTTAAACTTCTTACCTATGAAGCTTGCAAAATTGCCACAAGCCATGGGCTTTGAGGGGTGCAAGGGCTTCTTCCCCCATTTCTTTAACACTGCCGCAAATTGGGCGTATGTCGGCCCCATGCCTAGGGTGGAGGATTATGGCATTGATAATATGATGCCAGGTGAGAGAGCGGAATTTCTGTCCTGGTACCAGGATAACCAAGACAGTGTTTTCAACTTGCAAAAAGAGCTGTCTTATTATTGCCAGCAGGATGTTAAAATCCTGAGAAAGGCCTGCCTCCTATACAGGGAAGAAATTATTTCCATCTCAAAAATTGACCCTTTCCAATATATTACTCTCGCTGGTGTTTGCATGGCCATGTTCAGacacatgtttttaaaaccaGACACAATTGCACTGCTGCCACATGACAATTACCACAGACAGACCAAAAGATTTTCCACCCCATCTATACAGTGGATGCTGTATGTCCAGCATAAAGAAGGTATCGAGATACAGCATGCTCTGAAAGGTGGAGAGTTAAAAGTAGGACCTTATTTTCTTGACGGTTTTGCAGAAGTTGGTGGGGCCCCCACAGCCTTTGAGTTTAATGGGTGTTTTTTCCATGGCTGCCCCATCTGCTTCAGCCCAACCGACAGAAATCCACTGACTGATTCTACGTTTGGCGAGTTATACCACCGCACACAGATGAAGGCCAGTTTTCTGAAAAGCCAGGGGTTTGCAGTTAGGACCCTGTGGGAACATGAGTGGcgggagatgatggaggatgacaGGGATCTTGGTGCTTTTCTAAGGGAAAAGAAACTGCCCTCACCTCTATGCCCTAGAGATGCCCTTTTTGGCGGGAGGACAAATGCTGTCTGTTTGTATTATAAGCCCCAGGCTGGGGAAAAAATACACTATTATGACTTCACCAGCCTGTACCCTTTCGTAAACAAGACAAAGAAATACCCTATTGGTCACCCAATCATTATTTATAAGGACTTTGCCCCTCTCTCTGAATATTTTGGCCTTGCCAAAGTTAAGGTGCATCCACCTCGAGGGCTCCTTTACCCTGTTTTACCCTTCAAGGTGGATAGCAAACTTCTGTTCCCACTGTGCCGCACATGTGCAGAGGCAAAACTGAAAGCACGCTGCGCTCATTCAGCTGAGGAAAGGGCCCTAGAAGGGACCTGGTGTACCATAGAGCTACTTAAGGCTATAGAAAAGGGGTACAGTGTGATGTCTATTAGTGAAGTCTGGCATTTTGAAGAAAGCTCTGAGGAACTGTTCTcagaatatattaaaatgcaCCTCCGGCAAAAACAAGAAGCGTCTGGGTACCCTAACTGGTGTACAGatgaggaaaaaagggagaaataTATTAAGGATTACCTAGAGAAAGAAGGTGTTCAGTTGCGCGCTGAACACATAGCTAAGAACCCTGCAAAGAGGCAAAttgcaaaattatttttgaacTCTTTGTGGGGCAAGTTTGGCCAGAGGTCAAACTTGGTGAACACTAGCATTGTGAGGGACCCAACCAAACTTTTAGAGTATGCATTTTCTCCGGCATATGAAGTATCCAGCTTTGATGTAATTGATGACGAGACAGCAAGCGTGTCCTGGAAGCACGCTAAAGACAGGCACACATTATCAGGGAATACTAATGTAATGATTGCCTGTTTTACTACTGCGTACGCAAGGCTGGAACTTTATGAGCTGCTAGATAAATTGCAAGATCGTTGTTTGTATCATGATACCGATTCTGTCATATTTGTGAGTCAAGACGGGGACTGGAATCCCCCTTTAGGAGACTACTTAGGTGACCTCACAAGCGAGATCCCACCAGATCAATATATTACCGAATTCACATCGGCTGGGCCAAAGACATACGGCTACAGATTATCTGGGGGAAAGGTGTGTATGAAAGCCAAGGGGATTACTCTTAATGTTTCCAATTCTGTAAAAATAAACTTTGACACGCTGAAGGACCTGGTGCTAGACTACGGCTCAGAGCAGACTACTAAAGAGATCCGAGTCCAGCAGCCCTCCATCATAAGAGACAAAAATCAGTGGCTCATCCATACAGGGCCACTGAAAAAAACATTGAAAGTCGTTTATGATAAGAGGGTCCTAGTGGAAGATTTCAAAACTTTACCATATGGTTTTTAATATGGATGTACGCTGGAAACATCCATTTTCTGCAGTAGTGGCTGGTCCTAGCAACTGTGGGAAaagtttttttgtaaaaaacattttggaaaatgCCCAACATGTACTGTCTGTCATGCCTGAAAATATTGTGTGGTTTTATAGCTGCTGGCAGAATCTGTATGATGAAATCCTCTGTAAATACCCCTTTGTAAAATTTGTGGAAGGACTGCCTGAAACTCTTAATGATGATCAACTTCTCCCCACCAATAAAGTAAATCTTATCATAGTTGATGATTTGATGAACTCAGCTTGTGAAAATCCAGAAATTGAGAAAGCCTTTACCAAATACGTGCATCATCGGAATCTGAGTATCTTATTTATCACTCAGAATATTTTCTTTCGTGGGAAAAGCAACAGAACCATCAGTTTAAATACCAAATATCTAGTGTTGTTTAAAAACCCCAGAGACAAGTTACAGATTGCAACACTGGCCCGTCAAATGTACCCGGGGAAGTCCCAGTTCTTTCTGGAGGCCTTTGAGGATGCCACACAAAACCCTTATGGGTATTTGGTTGTAGATTTAAATGCCTCTACACCAGATTCTCACAGGTTAAGAACAGGACTTTTCCCACCAGAGTGGCCTGCAGTGTATGTCTTAAAAACAAAACCGGCTTCCTCTGGGTACAAAAGAAAGCAGCCTGCGCTCTAACCCCCCTGTTGTCCCCGTGGCCTTCAAAGGACAACATGTCCAGGCGTATAAAGAGAAATTTGGCACTCCTAAAACTACTCATTAAAGCTACTCCACAGCAGAGGAAAGCCATTTTATGTTCAGCATCAGATGATCTGGTCGCGGCTATCTCAGAAATCGCCCTCAACACTTTAAAAGGCAACATCCCTCTATCACCTCGGCAGGTGTGCACACTGAGGAAAAGGCGAAGTTTCATCAAGAACCTGAGTAACAAAAGAGTATCTCTAAAAAGGAAGAAGCAGTTGGTGAAACAGTCTGGTGGGTTTATTGCCCCTCTGTTAAGCTTTGCTATTCCTCTCTTAACAGGGCTTTTAACAAGTCAGTAATGGAATATGCAGAAAAAATGTATTTGGTTCCTAGCCAGCAGTTAGCACAATTAAGGGGGCCCCCTCCTCCTAAGGAGGAAAACATCAGAACTGCAACAATGTATACCTTAGATGCTGAAATGAAGGGGATTCTTCAAAGGCGTGACTTGACAGAATATGAGAAGGCCAAGCATTACGATGCCCTGCTTCAAAAATTTTTAACACATGTGAAACAGGGGGAAAGTGAAAAATCTAAACTGAGCCTGTTTCTGCCTCAGCCAGAGGATTCTTCTGTAGAAACCCCTAAAATTCCTGATGCGATCTTCCAAGAAATAATAGACACTTTGCCGGTTAGATATAAGAAACATGCAAAAGTGCTGTTAAACAAAATGAgacaaaacaaaagtgtttcttCTTGGGATGACCGTGGAGTCTTTGTGTACAAAGGAGAAAATATCCAAGGCTCCAATATGCTGGACTTGGTGAAGGGGGTTACTCAAACACACACCTTGCCTAGCCATCGCATACCCACAGGCTGGGATGCTTTCATGAAGGCCATGGCTGAGCTGAATGTTCCATCTTCTGTGGTGGGAAACCCGATTAATCGCCAAGCTTTCGAGCATCTAAAGAACCCGGTCTCCTCCAAAGAGATGCCGGCCCATTTTCGTAGAGCTTCTACAAAACGAAGAGGCAGCTTGCCAGCTGCATGGATAAATTTgtaatgctttaaaataaaaattttccttttaaaatttataccgtgtttgtttgtttgtttaaacaaaacagacagacaaaaatcacattttaagcCCACATGGGGGCGCTTTATTGAAATTCAATATTGTGGAATTCGTTGCAAGATACACATGCCTGGGGTTGCACAAAGAGGTTTGGAACAAGTTTGGGCATGCCCTTCTTTTTTACAAACTCTTCCACCATTAGATCATTTTGAGCTAAGTCATCAGAATACAGTTCTTGGATCTGATCAAAGGAAAGTCCTTTATTGCGCAGCTGTAGAAAAAATATGCAGTGATAGCCACAGACCACTGAGTCGTCAGCCTGTAGCTGTCTGGGTTGGAACGCAGTCTTGTTGGCATTTTTTTGCAAAAAATTCACAATGGTTTTGGGAAACAGGGGGCTGTCGGGAGGATGTCCATCAGAGTCAAAAAATTCACCACACCCATCCAGTGTCAAGTATATGGCAAGCCAGTGTTCTCCAGGGAGGTTGTGGGGGTGGGTATTCACCACTAGGCTCACGGGCCTTCGATGCAGTCTCTGTTTGGGGAGCCAGTCAGCTGGAAACACTCCAAGGAAAGTCTTTTTGGTGTGAGGGCTTGTAGATAACACAGATGTCAGCTGTAGGGTATCCATGTTACATATAGTCAAATAAAACGTTTCTTCTATGATTTATCTCAATAACGTTGTCAAAAACCCCATAGACAATCATGTTAACGGTGTTAGGCAGTGCATTGGCAAAACGTATTTCAGCACGCAGATTACCAGTTTTAATCAAGGAGTAGTGGTCCGCACATTCCTGATCTGGAGACAGGTCAAATGCAAACAGCGTGTAGCCCTGAGCAAACTCCTCACGGTTAACTAACAAAGATCTGTCTTTCATATGTTTACCAGCCGCCTGAACCAGATGCATGTATTCCCGCACACAGTTTCCATCTTCAAAGTTGGGTTGTAGAGGTTTAGCAGGTACTTGCTCGCCGTCCAGGTACAGTGCCACAAAATTGATGTCATAATGCTTAAAGTTAAATGGGTTTTTATTATGGGCTCCGCTGAAGGAATCGTTATCTACCAGTCCTATAACTAAAAGCTTGGGTAATTGCCCCAAAAACAAATTCTCTTGGTTGCTGACACGGCTCCCTGCGGGGATGCTAAACACTTTCATGCCCACGCGATCCACAGGGTATTTGGCATTAGCTGTAAAGAGCGCCTCTGCGTGGCCTAAACGGACACCAGGAGCTACTCTTACTTTTTTCACAAAAAGGGAAGCAGACAAGATTTGTAATTTGCACCCCCTATTTGGACCATCTGTCATGAGGCAAAAGGCATCTTTGCTGCGTGTCAGTTTAATTTTGACATCAACTCCATTTACCAGCAGCTTCTCTTGAAAAAACAGATCACTGTGGAGGCGCCCCAGCAGGTCGATTTTTCTGCTTTCAGCAGTCAGGGCTGCTCTTTTAACAAACCCTTTGTTATCTCCATCCAGGGCAGTTGATTCATGATGTCCAGGTGTATCTTTGTAAAACAGGCCTGCAGAGAATTGGGTGGATAGTGTGTCTTCACTATAATTGAGCACTGATTCTATAAAGGCTCTGTAAGGATAGCAGTTGTTACTCTGGCTGATGAGGCGGTCTCCCAGAGTCACGTCCAGCTGGCTAAAGATAGAGGCAATCGGGTAGTTCACCAAACTTACCCTTGCATTTCTATCAAGGTCTGTACCATCATCTTTCACGATCCTGCAACACAGGTAAAGTAGAGTGTTGTTTAAATCCATGTAGTCTTCACCATTTCCCGCGATGAAAAAGTCCAGTGGTGCTGATTCTGACAAAGCCGCCAGGGGTGGGACTTCAATAAAAAGACACCTCTCGATGCTCGTTTGCGTAGGGGCTATTTGGAACAGGTCTAGTTCTGATTTGGTGCATTCTTCTGAGCCGCTGTGAATAAAAGCCATTGCTGCTTAAAATATGTCTCCAGGGCTCGGAGGCTGTCTCCCTGCGCTTCTCTTTGCCTTCCGCTTCTGAGGCCCGCGGCGCTTCACAGCTTTTCTTTTAAAGGGGTGTGGAGGGCCAGTTAATGGAACACGTGATGCTTTTCTTTTAAGCCCTCGTTGCCTTTTAAGATACATGAGGCCTGACCCCTCTTGTGGTGTAAGTGGGCTCATTTTATTCAGAACTGCTTCAGAAACATGCCCCACTACATCTTTAGCAATATTTCGAGCTGCATTTTTTACATGGGGCTTTATGAGCTCAAATCCTCTTCTCAAAAGAGGGACGGCTTTTCGGAAAAGGCTCCGGAATATGCCCTCAACACCTGCCCCATACATAACAGGGGCTCCTTGGAATCCAGGAAGGGCGTTTCCAGCTTGGTTCCTGTAGTAATGCCTGTAAACATCTGGGTCGCCATAGCTTTTTAAGATGACCATCTTTATGTGCTTAAAAGACCAGGGCTTTCCGAGGACGAAAGTGAAGCTTCACGATCACCTTGCCGAGACGAAATGGCACGTTCTTGTTCTGATCCGTCTTAATTTCAATAGTGATAGTGTCTATGTGGTGCTTACTGACAGGTACGTAATGAGGCTTGTCATAAGTAATGTTAATACGCTCATTGCTTTCTCCACGAACTGGGACACACCGGAGTAGGGGGACGTAGTAGTCCCCCACTATCTGATACTCCACGATGTCTGTATAAACGTACAAGCTGTTGAACCCCCCTGTAATATCTGCAGTAAATGGTATTTTTTGGACAGGTTTATTCGGGACCAAGCCTAATATGTGGGCCAGCTCTCCACTTGCTGAGATAGTATGGGGGTCTGGAGCATAAATCTTAACCTTTTGAGAAACAAGGTCATAGCGCAGCACCGCCCCTGGGGGTTTAGGGTGTTCTTCTATAGCAATGTTCATGGCATCAACCAAGCTAAACATGTCTTTGTAATATCCTTGTCTCAGAGGGAAGCCCCATTTCTCCCCATCCTTTGCCATTTCAAATGTTGTAGTTTGGGGGATGGTTCTCCAGCTGTGTGGGTAATGTATTTCAACCATCGCCACCTCCCAAGCACCAAGAAGTTCCAATGGCCGAGCTAGTCGGATGGTGAAAGCAGCAGTGGTGTTCTGTGGGAATACATCTGCGCAAGCATTGCTAGGGAGGGTGACGTAGAACCCACTATCCATCTTCTTTTTCGTAGATGGGATTGCAAAGGCGGGAAGCAAGCACCCAGCTGTTAAATTTATCAGGCCAGCCTAACCACTTTACTAGATAGTACTttctcttccccctgccttttgatGCTAAAACTTTCTCAATTCTGTACACCCTGTCTGCTTTTGCCTTAACTTTCTGTAACTCTTCAGGATAGAATGACCCTATGACGGGGTCTTCAGCAAAATCTTTGAGCTGGTATACAGGCCTCTTCCCTCTACGGATGACCTGTTCCACTATGAATATTTCATCTGTGTAGCTTTGTTCATAACCTTTTACAAATAGCCCTTTGCTTTTAGACACTCGCACATGGTCTCCTTTTTTAAACAGAGGattctccccttccttttcttttgtcaCAAAACAGTCTCCATAAACCATTCTCCAGACCATCTGAGCATTGGCCGAATTTACATCTGCAGGCCGGGCCCTAATTGTCCTGTGAAAGCTGTGATTATACGTTTTTATGAGCAGAGGTAACACGTCAATATACCTGAATGTATTGTTGGCTGTAAAATACCtccacatttttgtttttaaagttcggTTGAAGCGTTCCACAATGGCTGCTTTGACTTCACTGTTGGTGACAAAGTGGTGAACTCCATGCTTCTTTAACACACTGCTTACAGACTTGTTTAAAAACTCTTTGCCACGATCAGTCTGAAGCTTGGCGGGCTTTCTACCTTGCCTGAAAATATCATTAAAGGCTTTTGACACCCCCTCCCCTGTTTTGTCTTTTAGGACTGAAGCCCAGGCATATTTAGACAGGATGTCCACCACTGTTAAAATGTACTTGTACCCCTCATTGTATTTGGAAAACTGCTGCATATCCACTAAATCAGCCTGCCATTGGGCATCCAGACCAGAAACTATGGTCTTGTTTCTCTTAAAATGAACCCTGGCCTGCTTGTGTAATGTGTAAGCATCTTGCTCTGAAAGCCAGGCAGCAACATTATTTCGAGTTAGAGTTTTAGATTGCTTTTTGGCCGCGTGGAAGAGAGGGGTCACCCCACCAAAACTACCTGTTTCTCCAGGTGTATAATATATATTCTTTAATATCGCCTCCTCCCCCGACATCTCTACCTCCACCCCGCTTAACACAATTATGACCATTCAgggtaaaaaataaaatgttttattgtgACAAACTAACTCCTCTTCTGCTCTTCACTCTGATTAAGGCAAAAGCATGACACGCAGGAGATGTTCATATCCACATGGCTGCCGATGTgcagattctcaaaagcttggaTAACGTCCTCATCAAACTGGTGTAACAGAATAAAAAAAGGCATAGTTCAGTGAAAAGGCCCCTCAGaggccaccccccacccaacttCATTAGCCACCCCATTCACAAACACAAATATTGATTTACCTCAGTACCTGTGAGTGTTGAACTGTGCTTTCTATGTCCATAGATTCATTTAAAGGTCCATCCTCCTCCTGGTCCTCTGCCACATCCTCAAACTCCTCAGCAGGGGTCCGGAAAACACACCACATAGGGTTGGGTATCCTAAAATCCATTTCATCTGCAGGGGGGCCGGTTAACCCCGTCTGTGTTCCATGCTGGTTTCCCCATGTTTGTAGCATTGGATTTTCTATGATAGTGGGGGGAATTAGATCCAGCTCCGGAGACTTGGCCTGCTCACCTGCCTCAATCTTCCCGTTGCGAATCCGGTAAGTACAATACATAGGGAGGAGCTCTCCAAAGTACATCTTAGGTGCCAACGGTGTCTTAAATTCCTGGGGCCTCACAGGAGTATCCATGTTATCAGCAAGAGCCCAGCCGCGTGTCTGCTAGCGCAAAATGGCTTCTTTCCTAAAAACCACCTTGTATGGGTGTGTCTAAGAGCATCCTATTGGTTGGGGGTGAATGGGCGTGTTGATAGAGGGGTCACACGGCCATACTCAGCCAATAGCTGTGGTGGTTACCCCATTTCCGGGGTGGGGTGCAGCAGGCGGAAGTTCACTGACGTGGAAGTGGGTGGTGTTTGCGAAAGGAGATCCAGTTACATTGCAGGGGTTGTGGCCTTCCCATGTCACTTCCGCTGAGGTAATAGGGGAGGGGTGGCCTGCACACGTCACTTCCGATGATAcagcaaatatgcaaaatgcCTAATTAATATGCATGGTATACCCgtcacttccgatgatgtcatgggtgggggtggccagcttaCGACAATTCCGGCGATGTGGCAGGGGGAGTGGTCTGCAGGCGTCACTTCCGATGGCGTCAGGGGTTGTGGCGCAGCTTGCCCACGTCATTTCCGGTGGCGTGGCTTGATGGCGTCATTTCCGGCGGCGGGGCTTGATGGCGTCATTTCCGGTGACGTCACAGGAGGGCGCCATTGCTTACGTCACATCCGGTGACGTAATGCCTCATTAATTATTCATGGTATACC
Coding sequences:
- the LOC129332660 gene encoding uncharacterized protein F54H12.2-like, which translates into the protein MAFIHSGSEECTKSELDLFQIAPTQTSIERCLFIEVPPLAALSESAPLDFFIAGNGEDYMDLNNTLLYLCCRIVKDDGTDLDRNARVSLVNYPIASIFSQLDVTLGDRLISQSNNCYPYRAFIESVLNYSEDTLSTQFSAGLFYKDTPGHHESTALDGDNKGFVKRAALTAESRKIDLLGRLHSDLFFQEKLLVNGVDVKIKLTRSKDAFCLMTDGPNRGCKLQILSASLFVKKVRVAPGVRLGHAEALFTANAKYPVDRVGMKVFSIPAGSRVSNQENLFLGQLPKLLVIGLVDNDSFSGAHNKNPFNFKHYDINFVALYLDGEQVPAKPLQPNFEDGNCVREYMHLVQAAGKHMKDRSLLVNREEFAQGYTLFAFDLSPDQECADHYSLIKTGNLRAEIRFANALPNTVNMIVYGVFDNVIEINHRRNVLFDYM